A genomic segment from Rickettsia endosymbiont of Lasioglossum villosulum encodes:
- a CDS encoding NAD(P) transhydrogenase subunit alpha — protein sequence MKIVALREKVKHETRVAITPEVASLLVKKGFAVTVEKDIGVYAGFLDKEYIAVGAKISAVPLEIISDADIILKVQPSPVSDKYSELEFAKKGAVIIGLLSPYLNHEYIKAAAKKNLTSFAMELVPRITKAQNMDALSSQSNLVGYRAVIEASYHYTKAFPMMMTAAGTVSPCKTLILGIGVAGLQAIATAKRLGSVVAGYDVRSATKEQVESLGAKFVSPKLQEDLQDKSGYAGESSESYKVKQEEFLAKIIKNYDIVITTAQIPGKKAPLLVTDKMLKSMKHGSIIVDIATATGGNVEGSELDKIITKHGVTIIGLSNLAAKIATDSSKLYSKNLYNFLNYALQDGKLNMDDELVQSMLVTKDGKIVNEKFG from the coding sequence ATGAAAATTGTTGCCTTAAGAGAAAAAGTAAAGCACGAAACACGAGTTGCTATAACGCCTGAAGTAGCTAGCCTTTTGGTTAAAAAAGGCTTTGCCGTTACTGTCGAGAAAGATATAGGGGTTTATGCTGGCTTTCTTGATAAAGAATATATAGCAGTAGGTGCTAAAATATCGGCTGTACCACTCGAAATTATTTCTGATGCTGATATTATATTAAAGGTTCAACCATCGCCTGTTAGCGATAAATATAGCGAGCTTGAATTTGCCAAAAAAGGGGCTGTTATTATCGGGCTTCTATCGCCTTATTTGAATCACGAATATATCAAAGCAGCAGCTAAAAAAAATCTTACTAGCTTTGCAATGGAATTAGTACCAAGAATTACCAAAGCTCAAAATATGGATGCTCTATCTTCACAAAGTAACCTAGTAGGATATAGAGCGGTAATTGAAGCGAGCTATCATTATACCAAAGCTTTTCCAATGATGATGACAGCAGCAGGCACTGTTTCACCTTGTAAAACTCTAATACTTGGTATCGGTGTTGCAGGGCTACAAGCAATTGCAACAGCAAAAAGACTTGGTAGCGTCGTTGCAGGATACGATGTAAGATCTGCAACAAAGGAACAAGTAGAGAGTTTAGGGGCTAAATTTGTTTCGCCAAAACTGCAAGAGGATCTACAAGATAAATCAGGTTATGCTGGGGAAAGCTCTGAAAGCTATAAAGTCAAGCAAGAAGAGTTTTTAGCAAAAATCATTAAAAACTATGATATAGTTATTACTACTGCACAAATTCCTGGAAAAAAAGCACCTTTGCTTGTTACAGACAAAATGCTAAAATCAATGAAGCATGGATCGATTATTGTTGATATAGCAACCGCAACGGGTGGAAATGTTGAAGGCTCGGAACTCGATAAAATCATTACTAAACATGGCGTTACTATAATAGGCTTATCAAACCTTGCTGCTAAAATTGCAACTGATAGCTCAAAATTATATTCTAAGAATTTATATAATTTTTTAAATTATGCACTCCAAGACGGCAAACTTAATATGGATGATGAGTTAGTGCAGTCTATGTTGGTTACTAAGGATGGCAAAATTGTGAACGAGAAGTTTGGGTAA
- a CDS encoding DUF805 domain-containing protein, whose protein sequence is MFHLFIRCFTKKYFQFKGRANRREYLSFLIFDFSIVFLLMILIKITLSNIFIIVLTIYGLVSFFPSISVIVRRLHDFNISWWSYFFFYCVSMIIIIYLMIQDGSIRRGVEMSTTTSIFSWLISIFQWLVLLCIKGTSGSNHYGKPPIN, encoded by the coding sequence ATGTTTCATTTATTTATTAGATGTTTTACAAAAAAATACTTTCAATTTAAAGGCAGAGCTAATAGGAGAGAATATTTATCTTTTTTAATTTTTGATTTTTCTATAGTGTTCTTACTCATGATTTTAATTAAAATTACATTATCAAATATTTTTATTATAGTATTAACTATTTATGGCTTAGTATCTTTCTTTCCTAGCATATCAGTAATAGTTAGAAGGTTACATGATTTCAATATAAGTTGGTGGAGTTATTTTTTCTTTTATTGTGTCAGTATGATTATAATAATTTATCTTATGATACAAGATGGATCTATCCGAAGAGGAGTGGAAATGTCAACAACAACATCTATTTTCTCTTGGTTAATATCGATATTTCAATGGTTAGTGTTATTATGTATTAAGGGTACTTCTGGTTCTAATCATTATGGTAAGCCTCCTATTAATTAA
- the dnaX gene encoding DNA polymerase III subunit gamma/tau produces the protein MTDINSNNQYIPFARKYRPSSFAELHGQEVLVKVLSYTILNNRLAGGYLLTGIRGVGKTTSARIIAKAVNCSALITQGNDIKTCEQCVNCVSFNNHNHSDIIEIDAASKTSVDDIRRIIESAEYKPLQGKYKIFIIDEVHMLSKGAFNALLKTLEEPPPHVIFIFATTEVQKIPATIISRCQRYDLKRLSFEEIFKLLEYIVKEESLKTDIEALRVIAYKSDGSARDAVSILDQAASLSAKSDSMITRQAINQMLGLVDNNVILEFSEYIVNRDIANSISLINKLYSSSVNLETFIESVSEFIAYLSKVKMLPSYSMPLYESFNDRIKNILSKISFPHLSILWQIYSKGVAEIKISYNQLIETEMLIIKSIYSASLPLDDSPSDNRDLKQPSTEEIKKKFEIVDFLKYLYENNEIEIYYFLLNSIELKNFYDNKLEIVSSEITSKIKKQIENLLFAFSNEKIEIIILKEQQQTTLKIQLTDKIESGDGFSLIKKHFPDAKIMDILLKN, from the coding sequence GTGACCGATATAAATTCAAATAATCAATATATCCCTTTTGCTAGGAAATATCGTCCAAGTAGCTTTGCTGAGCTGCATGGGCAAGAGGTACTTGTAAAAGTCTTAAGTTATACTATCCTGAATAATCGCCTAGCTGGTGGGTATCTTTTAACAGGTATTAGGGGAGTCGGTAAAACTACATCCGCTCGTATTATTGCTAAAGCGGTAAACTGCTCTGCTTTAATTACTCAAGGTAATGATATTAAGACGTGTGAGCAATGTGTAAATTGCGTTAGTTTCAACAACCATAACCACTCTGACATAATTGAAATCGATGCAGCAAGTAAAACTAGCGTTGATGATATACGCAGAATTATAGAGTCAGCTGAGTATAAGCCGCTGCAAGGAAAGTATAAAATATTTATTATTGATGAAGTGCATATGCTTTCTAAAGGTGCTTTTAATGCACTTCTTAAGACTTTAGAGGAGCCGCCTCCACATGTGATATTTATTTTTGCAACAACCGAAGTGCAGAAAATCCCAGCAACGATTATTTCAAGATGCCAAAGATATGATTTAAAACGTCTTAGCTTTGAAGAAATTTTTAAGCTACTTGAGTATATAGTTAAAGAAGAAAGTCTAAAAACAGATATAGAAGCTTTAAGAGTAATAGCTTATAAATCAGATGGTTCTGCTCGTGATGCGGTATCTATTCTAGATCAGGCAGCTAGTTTATCCGCTAAATCTGATAGTATGATTACAAGACAAGCGATTAATCAGATGCTTGGGCTTGTCGACAATAATGTTATACTAGAATTTAGTGAGTATATAGTTAATAGAGATATCGCAAATAGTATTTCTCTAATAAATAAGCTTTATTCTTCTTCAGTTAATCTTGAAACATTTATAGAATCAGTATCAGAATTTATAGCTTATCTTAGTAAAGTAAAAATGTTGCCTAGCTATAGCATGCCGTTATATGAGTCATTTAATGATAGAATTAAAAATATTTTGAGTAAAATTAGTTTCCCGCATTTATCAATTTTATGGCAAATATATAGTAAAGGGGTAGCGGAAATCAAAATTTCCTATAATCAACTTATTGAAACTGAAATGTTGATTATAAAATCAATATATTCAGCCTCGTTACCATTGGATGATTCACCGAGTGATAATAGAGATTTAAAACAGCCATCTACTGAAGAAATAAAAAAAAAATTTGAAATTGTAGATTTTCTTAAGTATCTTTATGAAAATAATGAAATAGAAATATATTATTTCTTATTAAATAGCATAGAGCTTAAAAATTTTTATGATAATAAATTAGAAATTGTGAGTTCTGAGATAACAAGCAAAATAAAGAAACAAATAGAAAATTTATTGTTTGCTTTTAGTAATGAAAAAATCGAAATTATAATATTGAAAGAGCAGCAACAAACGACTCTAAAAATTCAATTAACAGATAAAATTGAGTCAGGTGATGGTTTTAGTTTAATAAAAAAACACTTTCCTGATGCAAAAATTATGGATATTCTACTTAAAAATTAA
- a CDS encoding DUF805 domain-containing protein has protein sequence MIKIFINSITKKIFNFKGRSNIKEYFIFIFFEIIIVGALLLAERKYGRTDFLTLIAGIVLIVYLFANTSLTVRRLHDCNLSGFWFLLGIIFSPLIGLLLLFIKGTSGSNRYGKPPMD, from the coding sequence ATGATAAAAATTTTTATTAACAGTATAACTAAAAAAATATTTAATTTTAAAGGTAGATCTAATATAAAAGAATACTTTATTTTTATATTTTTTGAGATAATTATTGTTGGAGCTTTACTATTAGCTGAAAGAAAATATGGGAGAACAGATTTTCTAACTTTAATAGCTGGAATAGTCCTAATTGTATACTTATTTGCAAATACATCTTTGACAGTACGAAGATTACATGATTGTAATTTATCAGGGTTTTGGTTTTTGCTGGGTATTATTTTTTCCCCTCTTATAGGGCTGTTGCTTTTATTTATTAAGGGTACATCTGGCTCAAATCGTTATGGTAAGCCTCCTATGGATTGA
- a CDS encoding DUF805 domain-containing protein — MFHLFIRCFTKKYFQFKGRASRKEYLSFLIFNHLVVLLLKILIKITALKITAIFLGAYLLASLSPFILVAVRRMHDINLSGWWGLLLTIIIIVLRLIPDKNNIVSILSIIVLIIVIFIICKKGTSGSNRYGKPPMD; from the coding sequence ATGTTTCATTTATTTATTAGATGTTTTACAAAAAAATACTTTCAATTTAAAGGCAGAGCTAGTAGAAAAGAATATTTATCTTTTTTAATTTTTAATCATTTGGTGGTACTCCTACTAAAGATTTTAATTAAAATTACAGCCTTAAAAATTACAGCAATTTTTTTAGGTGCTTATTTATTAGCTTCTCTTTCCCCTTTCATATTAGTAGCAGTTAGAAGAATGCATGATATTAATTTAAGTGGTTGGTGGGGTTTACTATTAACTATAATCATTATTGTATTGAGACTGATACCTGATAAAAACAATATAGTTTCAATTTTATCTATAATAGTACTTATTATAGTTATATTCATTATATGTAAAAAAGGTACTTCTGGCTCAAATCGTTATGGTAAGCCTCCTATGGATTGA
- a CDS encoding YbaB/EbfC family nucleoid-associated protein: MVNFNQFLKQAQTMQKKMQEAQEQMANTRYTGKAGGGLVEIIATGKGEVEKVSIDASLLKAEEKEMLEDLIKVAFNDAKQKCDADSQNSMSGALSGMSLPPGFKMPF; this comes from the coding sequence ATGGTAAACTTTAATCAATTTTTAAAACAAGCTCAAACAATGCAGAAAAAAATGCAAGAAGCACAAGAGCAAATGGCAAATACTAGATATACTGGTAAAGCAGGAGGTGGGCTTGTAGAGATCATAGCAACCGGCAAAGGTGAAGTCGAAAAGGTTTCAATAGATGCATCCCTGCTAAAAGCAGAAGAAAAAGAGATGTTAGAAGATTTAATTAAAGTCGCCTTTAATGATGCAAAACAGAAATGTGATGCAGATTCACAAAATTCTATGTCAGGTGCTTTAAGCGGTATGAGTTTGCCACCAGGTTTTAAAATGCCTTTTTAA
- a CDS encoding cell division protein ZapA — MAIVTITLNNKNFQLYCNSGEEEKLLFLANKLNEKISEIKAVNPAASFDLLLVIALLNAQSEITHLANKIETNSLQKNSQDEEKFAETVSTIAGYLENLARKMEK; from the coding sequence ATGGCAATTGTTACGATAACATTAAATAATAAAAACTTTCAATTATATTGTAATAGTGGTGAAGAGGAAAAATTATTATTTTTAGCAAATAAATTAAATGAAAAAATAAGCGAAATCAAAGCAGTAAATCCTGCTGCATCATTTGATTTGTTGCTTGTTATAGCCCTACTTAATGCTCAATCCGAAATAACACATCTTGCTAATAAGATTGAGACCAATAGTCTTCAAAAAAATTCCCAAGACGAAGAAAAATTTGCAGAAACCGTATCCACTATAGCAGGTTATCTAGAAAACCTTGCACGCAAGATGGAAAAGTGA
- a CDS encoding outer-membrane lipoprotein carrier protein LolA: MKKIFFLIIVYIFTNSIAAFGSDDKAAILELKTYLSTMKSIAVDFTQEDSKGNITQGKLLISKPYNFRCNYYPPFPIIIVGTKNFVSMYDYDMEQVSRIARDENIFNFLLEDNENFDKDFVVESFVNEKEFPRINIYHKVTERHSEITLNKANKQIELLKIFEDTNVVTIKFDNIVKVQKFDEDLFKLKNPEIFGPPNRLTKSEIEKKYVVSSS; this comes from the coding sequence ATGAAAAAGATATTTTTTTTAATTATCGTTTATATTTTTACAAATTCGATTGCGGCATTTGGATCAGATGATAAAGCGGCTATTTTAGAGCTAAAAACATATTTGAGTACGATGAAATCGATTGCAGTAGATTTTACACAAGAAGATTCTAAAGGTAATATAACTCAAGGAAAATTATTGATCAGTAAGCCTTATAACTTCAGATGTAATTATTACCCTCCTTTCCCTATAATTATAGTAGGTACTAAAAATTTTGTATCAATGTATGATTATGATATGGAGCAAGTAAGCCGTATTGCTAGGGATGAAAATATATTTAATTTTTTACTTGAGGATAATGAAAATTTCGACAAAGATTTTGTAGTTGAATCATTTGTTAATGAAAAAGAGTTCCCAAGGATTAATATTTATCACAAAGTAACAGAACGACATAGTGAAATTACTTTAAATAAAGCTAATAAACAAATTGAGTTGCTTAAAATATTTGAGGATACTAATGTAGTAACCATTAAATTTGATAATATAGTCAAAGTACAAAAATTTGATGAAGATTTATTTAAGTTAAAAAATCCTGAAATATTTGGTCCACCTAATAGGTTAACAAAATCAGAAATAGAAAAAAAATATGTTGTTTCTTCTAGCTAA
- a CDS encoding helix-turn-helix domain-containing protein yields MPSMLKQTRLDLGKTLNQVSLDLKIRKKYLIALEEGKLDVLPGEVYVKGYLKLYLDYLNIRDRNAEQLETKKNNEQEKLLSRNKNKALVNYRYKKQLIFMSIVMLSIIIIIYPFIELA; encoded by the coding sequence ATGCCATCAATGCTTAAGCAGACCAGATTAGATTTGGGTAAAACCTTAAACCAAGTATCTCTAGATTTAAAAATTAGAAAAAAATATTTAATAGCTTTAGAAGAAGGGAAATTAGATGTTTTACCAGGGGAAGTATATGTAAAAGGTTACCTAAAATTATATTTAGATTACCTTAACATAAGAGATCGTAATGCTGAGCAGTTAGAAACTAAAAAAAATAATGAACAAGAAAAATTATTAAGTAGAAATAAAAATAAAGCCTTAGTAAATTATAGATATAAGAAGCAGTTGATATTTATGTCTATTGTAATGTTATCTATTATTATAATAATTTATCCATTTATAGAGTTAGCTTAA
- a CDS encoding NAD(P) transhydrogenase subunit alpha has product MNQLPIIAKQASEIAQNTQELSDKLKDLVIDGSLQVAASTIDPLVFAVTVFVLASFVGYYVVWKVTPALHTPLMSITNAISGIIVLSSMIAASSSAFGFSGLLGIFATLLASINIFGGFIVTKRMLEMFKKKS; this is encoded by the coding sequence ATGAATCAATTACCAATAATAGCTAAGCAAGCTAGTGAAATTGCCCAAAATACCCAAGAACTATCAGATAAATTAAAAGATTTAGTGATAGATGGCAGCTTGCAAGTTGCAGCTTCTACTATTGATCCTTTAGTGTTTGCTGTAACAGTTTTTGTACTAGCTTCTTTTGTAGGCTATTATGTAGTATGGAAAGTAACTCCAGCATTACACACTCCACTTATGTCAATCACTAACGCTATTTCAGGTATTATAGTGTTAAGTTCTATGATAGCAGCAAGTAGTAGTGCTTTTGGTTTTTCTGGCTTGCTAGGGATTTTTGCAACGCTGCTTGCATCTATCAATATCTTTGGCGGATTCATAGTCACAAAAAGAATGCTAGAGATGTTTAAAAAGAAATCTTAA
- a CDS encoding MFS transporter has translation MKQKKSANKVLGAFLGTIIEYYDYSLYGFSAAIIAEKFFSPATDQLTKLVNVFAVYAVAYLSKPLGAYIFGRIGDKYGRKKALSFTIIGIIIPTLIIGLLPDYSTLGVWSTIILVLCRFMQGIFIAGEYDGAAIYVIEHLDPKYQFTASAITRCTGVIGLLSGIGVTNFFNAHIFPDWSWRIPFLLSVPLGLVTLYYRQKFDETPEFKKAGNNNSIQKFNVLIRKQWKNILPLIFLAGGFGATYQIAIIFMKQYLPLVLPATGVIMSSFSVLVVLCFAVFMPIAGFIADRIRVNIVLKTALISTIIASIIFTIAVEYQMTNLGLFASLMLAASVAPFNALAHSVVIKSFAVRERYRVISFGHTIGSMLMSGTANYVCLLVIKKYNFTLFPILYICIFSVLAYSMTGLFDRKTK, from the coding sequence ATGAAACAAAAAAAATCTGCTAATAAAGTGCTTGGTGCTTTTTTAGGTACCATCATTGAATATTACGACTATAGCCTATACGGATTTTCTGCTGCAATTATTGCTGAAAAATTCTTCTCCCCTGCTACGGATCAATTAACAAAACTTGTAAATGTTTTTGCTGTATATGCTGTTGCATATCTGTCAAAGCCTCTTGGAGCTTATATATTTGGGCGTATAGGTGATAAATATGGCAGAAAAAAAGCTCTTAGTTTCACGATTATTGGCATTATAATCCCTACCTTAATAATAGGGTTATTACCTGACTACTCTACCCTTGGAGTTTGGAGTACGATAATCCTTGTTTTATGCCGTTTTATGCAAGGCATATTTATTGCAGGTGAGTATGATGGTGCTGCAATTTACGTTATTGAACATTTAGATCCAAAATACCAATTTACCGCTTCAGCTATCACTAGATGTACAGGAGTTATTGGATTATTATCGGGAATTGGGGTAACTAACTTCTTTAATGCACATATCTTTCCTGATTGGAGTTGGCGTATTCCATTTTTATTAAGCGTACCATTAGGGCTTGTAACTCTTTATTATCGTCAGAAATTCGATGAAACCCCTGAATTTAAAAAGGCTGGTAATAATAATTCTATTCAAAAATTTAATGTTTTGATCAGAAAACAATGGAAGAATATTTTGCCTCTCATATTTTTAGCAGGAGGTTTTGGGGCAACATATCAAATTGCGATCATTTTCATGAAGCAATATTTACCGCTTGTGCTGCCTGCAACCGGCGTTATAATGAGTTCCTTTTCGGTATTAGTAGTATTATGCTTTGCTGTTTTTATGCCAATCGCCGGATTTATTGCCGATCGTATTCGTGTTAATATAGTATTAAAAACTGCCCTCATATCTACCATTATAGCAAGTATAATTTTTACGATAGCGGTAGAGTATCAAATGACTAATTTGGGGCTTTTTGCTAGCTTAATGCTAGCTGCTTCAGTTGCTCCGTTTAATGCTCTTGCTCATAGCGTGGTTATTAAATCTTTTGCAGTTAGAGAGCGTTATCGTGTCATAAGTTTTGGGCATACTATAGGCTCGATGCTAATGTCTGGTACTGCTAATTATGTATGTCTATTGGTAATAAAAAAATATAATTTTACCCTATTCCCTATTTTATATATTTGCATTTTCAGCGTACTAGCTTACTCTATGACTGGGTTATTTGATCGTAAAACAAAATGA
- the lipB gene encoding lipoyl(octanoyl) transferase LipB has product MEFITIPTPIDYQDSLMLMEDYVNKVIDGEAPEAVYLVEHLDVYTAGTNYKQEELLNHNNIPVIYIGRGGKFTFHGAGQRVIYPILNLALPNRTKDLKLYVRMLEEWIINSLDIFGIKAYIIKNKVGIWVKTNDDIPSKIAAIGVRVRKWVTYHGIAINISTDLSKFNGIIPCGLENSLVTSLNQLGVYIEMTEFDKILQAEFIKIFK; this is encoded by the coding sequence ATGGAATTCATTACTATACCAACTCCTATAGATTATCAAGATAGCTTAATGTTAATGGAAGATTATGTTAACAAAGTTATTGATGGTGAAGCACCGGAAGCAGTCTATCTAGTTGAGCATTTAGATGTATATACTGCCGGCACTAATTATAAGCAGGAAGAATTATTAAACCATAATAATATTCCTGTTATTTATATTGGTCGTGGCGGTAAGTTTACCTTTCACGGAGCTGGACAGCGTGTTATTTACCCTATCCTTAATTTAGCCTTACCGAATCGTACAAAAGACTTAAAGCTATATGTAAGAATGCTTGAAGAATGGATTATAAATAGTCTAGATATTTTTGGAATAAAAGCATATATTATAAAAAATAAAGTAGGTATTTGGGTAAAAACAAATGATGATATTCCATCAAAAATTGCTGCGATAGGAGTGAGAGTACGGAAATGGGTTACATATCATGGCATAGCCATAAATATTTCAACAGACTTAAGCAAGTTCAACGGAATTATTCCTTGTGGTCTTGAAAATTCTTTAGTAACATCTCTAAATCAACTAGGAGTTTATATTGAAATGACTGAATTTGATAAAATTCTTCAAGCTGAATTTATTAAAATATTCAAATGA